A region of the Drosophila subpulchrella strain 33 F10 #4 breed RU33 chromosome 3L, RU_Dsub_v1.1 Primary Assembly, whole genome shotgun sequence genome:
GGATTAGGGCTGTCACACCTGGGTAGATAGTAATCAAATCATTTATCTTATCAGCAGGGCGAGGAACCCGCCGAGGTGGGCCGTCTGGGTAGCAGCGATTACTTTGGCGAGATTGCTCTGCTTTTGGACCGACCACGGGCGGCGACCGTCGTGGCACGCGGGCCGCTCAAGTGCGTCAAACTGGACCGGGCGAGGTGAGTAGGGTGAATCGGTGGAAGCAGCATTTTAAGATGGGGAAAATTAAGACGTTATCTTGTTAATGGTTTGCCTTAAAAAGGAAACGATTTTACTCATGGGAAAAAGAGTTCTAGCTCTTGACTCTAATATTTATTAGgtactattttattttagccTCTAAACTATAAAATCTACAcgcgaaaaaaaatgtatcttcaTTGCTTTTTGAAGAGGGAAAGTTTAGTATATGTTAATTTTGATAAATATAAGTAATGATCGTCAAGAGGTAAAAtgttaaagtaaatataaagtacttaaatttaaaaccaataATTGGTACTTAAAAAATTCTACGAAATGTTGTAAATTGGTCAGAAATAGCCACATACTAAAATATGTATACTATTTCCAAACTATTACATTaaaacttatattttttttttacagattCGAACGAGTTTTGGGACCCTGCGCCGACATACTCAAACGCAACATCACGCAGTATAACAGTTTTGTCTCGTTGTCCGTTTAAGTCAGCAACAACGACAACAACCACTACAACAAATCAACAACAAGGAGAAAGCAGAAAGCAGAGCGGCAGCAGAACAACAACcgacaaaacaaacaaaacaacaacgcAGCGAACGTCAAAATCAACAATTGAAGACGATGAGAAATAGGTGGATagaaattgaaaaatcaacAAACGCTCAGCAGCATAAACAAGAAACCGAAAACTATATAAGTGTGTAAAGTTAATTGCCACAAAGCCATGGAGTTCCCGATTCTGGCCGAGATTCAGAATGCGTGGGTGGGGCTGAGggccaaaaaaatgttaattatcTGATTCTGTATGTTGTGCTGAAGTTACATAattgtgtatgtgtgtgtctCTGTGCAAAGGTTGCGGCGGCATGTTCCCCACCCCGCAACCCCCGATTTCGGAGATAAATTTTTCCCAGGCtttatatctatatatttctCTCAACTTCTGTCAAGTTCTGTGGCTCTTTTTCGAAAAataacagaaacagaaacctCTTTCTATAACTTATGGAACATGCTGcctccccccaaaaaaaaacgtttCATTAAATATCCAACCAGACATCTGAATGTTTTttaacacaaaaaaataaagaagatGATTATATgtgtaataaataaaatcatacaAAAATGGCAACACACACAGGCACAAAACACAGACACACGAACTCACACACTCTCATACGAGGCATGAAGTCATGGAAAAAATAGGAAAGGAATGAGAAAATTGTATTTCGCTTGTTTGATTCGTTATTTTGTGTCTAGAACAAAAACACAAAGGCAGCAATTAATTaaccattttaattttaattttagtaaattatatttaaacgTAAACGCGTAGCGCATGAAGTCAGCGAGTCAGaaactatttaattaaatattaaaatcattgaGAGTTTCATGATTTTTCCACATGTTTCTTGTTTCTTCATCGAACGGTGTTTCGTAATCTTAACCTAGTTTTATGATTTCTTTAATGACTAATTTAAGCTTGAGCACAGCGAATGCCTGGTTTGAACTGTTATAGAAGAGGTATTCCAGTTTTGGAAgtgtttttaagaaaatgtttgCTGGGTTTACAAGAAACCGATTTGTAATCATTTACATTTTGTTCAATATATGATAGATTGGAATTTATAAGATCAATATTTTCCAGTTTTTGGTTTCAAGAAGTTAATCACAAGATCGATTTTATCATTTTCGTTCAGACAATATTTGATCAGTGCATACTAAATTCATGGAATTGGAATTTATAAGATCAATATTTTCCAGTTTTTGGTTTCAAGAATTTAATCACAAGATCGATTTTATCATTTTCGTTCAGACAATATTTGATCAGTGCATACTAAGTTCATGGAATACCTCTAAAGTTTCGAAACTGATGTACTAGGCATTTTCAACAACTGCCAGCTAAAGAGAAGATAACTTTACAAGAATTTAAAATCtgggtgtgtgcgtgtgtgttgggtgagtgtgcgtgtgtatctgtgtgaaCTAATATTACCCAAACGAGAAGTTGCATTTAcaacactcagaaaaaaagcAGCCAACAAAACAATTTGTGTGTATATATTTGTAAAGCTTATATCTGCTCGACAGACCATTATCTTTAGCTGTTGCTacatcacacacacacacacacacactcatcCAGCCACTTTCACACACAAATCGCCAATTTACTTGAAGAGAAAGTCATAACTCAAAAAAGCGATTTTCAAAATGCATTCAAGCGGagacaaaaattataaaattttgaCAAGTTTACAGAAAACCCAGAAGTATAGAAAACTGCATTGATTTTTGAGCTATGACACATTGTTAGTAAATGAGCAAAATGCAAAAGGTTGAGCCTAGGAAATTTGTAAGGGGTCTGCGCCGTGTGCAGACCACGCCCATTTGGGCGTCGAACGAACCCGCCGGCGGGTtagaaatgaaaaataaaataaaataaaatggcaAGGAATAAGAAGGGCATGCAAAGATTAACTTTAAACCGAAATGCAGGCAGTGGAGATCGAGTGGaatacaattaaattaaaagccTAATATTATCAATGTAAAATCGtatgtaaaaacaaaaaaaaaacaaggcaGAAATCTATAAAAACTGACAAGAAAACcaaccagaaaaaaaaaatgaacaaaaaaatacaaaaaagaatctgaaaaataaatacatttacaTAGATGTTGCAAAAATCAAGAGAACCGAAGCTCCTCCCATGGATTCCCGAAACCCTCTCTGTAGATTTGCGTATCCTGTCAGTGAGCTAGCACTTCCGGTTGAACGGCCCCATGTTTCTGGACGCCATCTTCTTTATACCCACACTCTTCACTTACCTGCTGATCGGACTGCTAATCGTCATCCTGTGCTTCGTGGTGGTCTATATAAGCCACAAGATCTACGTGTCTGTGTACGACAATCTGCCGCTGGCCGCCCTGCCCGGAACATCACGTCAACAGCTCCTGGGATTGCGTCACTCCAACCATGCGATGACCATGCGGGAATACCTGGACGGCTCGCTGCGCAATCCTCGCTCCAATCAGCCCAGCCTGCGCTCCGTTTGGATCCAGAACCGCTCGCAGATCCTGGAGTCGTCGTCGGGTAAGCCTTGTGCCAGTGCGACTCTTGCTCGGCCAGCTCTTCCTCCCGGGTTCTCTTTCCCTCTAGTCCTGCGCATAGTGCTCTCCCTGGAGCCCTGCTACCTGGTCAGCGCCGAGTTCGATGTGAGTTCCAGTCGCAAGGCCATAAGTTTTTTGTGCAACTGCCGGGATGGGCCCGTGTGTGCTGCCGCAGAGCCGAGGCCTTCGGGATCCGTGCACATAGTTCGGTTCTTTGATCACCTCTCAAAGATCCCGCGCCTCAAGGTCATGCTCAAGTGCAACCAAAGGCGGCCGGAACCGAGGCTGGACAGCCGGACGCAGTTGACCCTCGAAGATGTGATCCAGGAGGCGAAGGAAAGTCAGGATGCCCAGTGCACGGATACCGCCGCTGCCTGTCGTCCCGTGAGCTCGCGTCGAAACTCCCGGCTACCGGATTAAGCGGGTGTTGGCATTGGATAATAGGGGGTGATAGGCCGTCTTTATAGCCACAGAATGCCTTAATGTGGTATAACTcgttttattaaattgtatacAAAGATCAATGGGGTGGAGGCTCCACGGTCGACGGGTGGGTCAGTGGGTCGGGCGCTGAGCTCACGCCAGCTTATGGGAATCGCGTGACAACGAAGGTGAAAGTCAGTGGAACAGGGGCGTGCGTATGTTTGCTAGCAGGGGTTAAAGTTTCCCTCTCTGggatttttaatatttctacAAAGTAAGGAATggtttccccattttatttgttttctattAATTGAAAGCTTTATGCTTTATGTTCCTATTAGCTTTTCTAAGATTAACAAGGCTTATACTATGTATAATCTAAAATTAAGTTATTATTGCGCATTTAATGGCATAATAAACAAATCAACATTCCCAACAGCTTTTCCCGGAACAAATCTATATCAATCCATAGCCGAAACAAATCTGAAGTCTACAACTGATTAGGTATTTGTTGGAAATGGGGATCAAGTTAGTCAcgtttcattaaaattgttgGTGTTTAGCTATAAAAGGATAGATATTGATAAAAATTCTGGAAGTTAGTGGTAGTTTAAAGGACTGGCATAAGCCAAGCAATTCATAAAAGATCATAAACAAATAAACTTTATAGGGctttaaatcatttttctaaatattttaatattatattttttatagtgttttctatattaataaaactttGGTGagttgcaatattttttttattttttaagatcCTAATTTCCTGTATACCCAAAGAAAGAAATAATTTATGCCCACTCCCATGACCCACAATCTTAATTTGTGTGGCCCGTGTTTTTCGAGGCTTATCATGTCGACTGTGGTATTCCTTATCAATAGATAAAGAGCTCTCCAGACCGGGCCAATTGCCGAAATCACTAGCCCCCCAACCAGATCTCGCCGACTCGAGAGACCCCAAGCAATTCGCTTGACGCCATTTCATTCTTTATTGACGGGGCCAATTAAGAAGGCAGCGTTTTTTGATTTGATTGCAAGGCGAATATGAATGCGACTGGAATTCCCCACTCCATGGGCTATAAATGTAGCTGGTTCTCGAAAAGTTGCCAGATGTGAAAAGTGGCTCCCAATCGAACGGAACTCCAAACTGGAAAACTTTTCTAATCTCAGCCCAAGTTACAGATTCTATTGCACAAGGGGCTTATCAAGacgaccaaaaacgaaaagaGAAGAAACCAAACTGGACGAACAACAGTCTGGCAACGAAGCGTATACGTAATGCCAAGCAAAGTTCCATTCATTTAGCGCTCTCGGCTCGTTTCAGTTCTCGGGCAGGTGTCAAGCGACATACACACGAAACGCCGACGCGGTCACAATTCCAGAATATCATACAAACGCTATATATGCTATCGAGTGGCTAATTAACATACGCGTTGCGACCCGTCGTCTCTTTACCTGAACCTGAGCTGTCTGTTGTTTTGGACCTACACTCATCCACATTTCTTTACGGGGAAGCGAGTACAAAGTcaaaagtaacaaaaaaattttgaaacaTACATCGTACATATATGCAAAAACCGATCTTCATCATGCTGGATCCCATTTCGGACACACCGCTGGTCTTGGCCTACGTCTTTATGTCGCTGCTAGTGCTGATTTTGTGCTTCATACTGGTCAATGTGGTCCACAAGCTGTTGTATCGCAGCTCCAGCAGCGAGTTATCATCGGTTCCTATTGCCTCCGCCTCCGCCGCCCAGCCGCTGAAGACCTCCATCATGGAGCTAGACGCCATGAAAACCGGTTAGGATGGATGGGGTGCAGCGCAGCTGGCTGCGAGAGAAGACTGGTGGCGAGAATCTCAGTCGGATGTCGGAGCTCCGGTTTTAATTCGGGCGATTGGAGCGAAGCACGAGAAACGCCAGCTGCAAACCACCCACTCGCACGAGCCACAAAATCTAGACGCCTGTTGATATACATATAGTATATAGAAACATAAATGCACGAAACTAGGCTTACGAGTAGAAATTAACTACATTTAACGCGCTGGTCCTCTAGTCAATTAATTGTTCGTTTGTTTGCCCTAAGGTTAGGTTACATGTACATTGATATTGTAAATAAAGTAACTTGAACGATAGCTGGAACGGCAATTAAGGTAGATTGGGGGCAAGTACAAAGCACTTAACCGGTCGGGACGGTAAATGTGGCCTGATCGATGCGTAGAAAAGGCACAACAGCCTTATCGATGCAGTATCGAGACGTATAAATTGTGAGTCAATCGCATGGGTGATAAGGATCCCCTGACTTAGTCATAGATTTATACatagtttatttaaaatagcATGTTCATCTATAAATTTGCAATTAGAGCGCAGTTTGTTGTTGTGGTAGCTGGATGAGTTCGGACTGCGGGAGTCCTCAGCCTTCGGGCCCTGGGCCTCGCAGCTGCGACAAGATGTGGTAAACGGAGTTGGGGATTGGATGAGCGTAGAAATGATAGCAGCAGGCTGCTGGTGGATCTGCGACGGTGTTATCATCAATCTGTGGGATCGCTGTAATGAGGAGGCTGTTATTAACTATTCTTAGTTTGTGTTTTTTCAACAACTTACCCCGAGAAAGTCTTTGGATGCTGGGACGTTAAGTCATCATCCTGGCTGCCAAGAGCCTTTTTCACATACTGCAAAAGGGAATTATTAAGAATAAGGgataaaatgtatttcaatAGCAAAACCTACCATGGGATTTAATATAATCTCCTCCTCCATTTTGTTGATCTGCCTAACTTGATCCAGAACATGGGTTATGTTGTTTTGCACGTTGAGGAACATGTCCGGTGAGTTGTATTTCTCTGGATCGTCTTTGAACAACACCATGCCGTCCTTTTGATTGATGCTGGCATAGATTTCACCCGACTTGATCTACAGTTCGATATTAAATGATTGAAGTTAAAGTGAGAAATATATTGGAATTATTTACCATGTTGAGGATGTAACGCTCTGCTTCGACTGCGCTGGACAGCTGAACACGACTGGCCACATCGCTCAGGGAAAGGGTCAAGAAGGTTTTCGTTAGTCGCTGGATGTTCCGCTTGTACAAGGAGGTTGCTACctaaaaattacaaaatgtttataatttataatttaatttaggTATTAACAGAAATGTGTTATTGTATTTAGCAAAAACCCTGAACTTATCAGTGCGACCGGAAATTGTTTGGTGTTAGCCGAATTAATTTTGCCGAAACTTCCGcatcaatttaaatattctctttATTTGGAACGACAAGATATAAAGATTTTGGTTTATGGCACTGTTTCAccttgaaaaaatgtatatgtgCGTTATActtataattttctttttgattttctATATTCCTTTGTTTTTCTTTGAACTTTAAGGAAAAGGTTTTTCGGGTGTGAGAGAACAAGGGAcgtttgttttaaaaaactcAAGTTATTCAACTTGCAACTGATACAAGTTCCCCCTatgtttttcaataaaaagGGTTATCTGTTATTTGAATCATGTAAGACCCTTGGAATACTTGCCTGCTTGGCCAGTCCCATATTGTTATCACGTGTAAATGCTTCACTGTACTTGAGTATGATGATGCGCAGCTCTTCGCTGGACGAATTCGCGTACACATTGACCAGGTCGTGATAGTGGTTGGCCATCGGCTTCATAAAACGGCCAATGACCTGTGAGTTTTTTGGTATATACGCTATCTGCAACCGATGGATTACAAGGAGACTGATATATGGATGGATCTGAAGTGCTAGCAAACTCACCTTGCCCTCGACGATGAGTGAAACCATGAGAAACTTTTTGTATGCCTCCAGCATGATGTGCGACATGGCCATGGCCGGTGTGGTGACACAGACTTCGAAGAAGTACAGAGCACGCTCGTAGTTCTTAACCGCCGTGTAGATCATGCCACCGTAGTAGTAGTACAGCAAGAAGTACTTGGCATCGTTGTTGGCATCCTAAAAAGGGGAACCATTGGCTAACAAAGTTCTAAATTAGATTTTCAACCCAACTACCGTGTGCTgggactgctgctgctgctgcgtctTGCACTCGGCGGCCACGGTGGAGATGTCAGTGATGTCCGCATCCAAATAGGGCAGCACCACGCTGAAGTTTTTCGCCTTGAGGCTGAGCAGGCAGAGATCGGCATGGATGGGCGTTAGCTGGGTGTCTAGCTGTCGGATCTGGTCGATGGCGCGCGAAAGGATGCGTATGCCCAGGATGCTGAGGTTCTTTTGCACCACAAATTCGGTGAACAGATGGCATGTTTCATAGACTACGTACAGAACATAGAGTTAATTTGGTGGTACTTAATGGATAGATGGGACTGTAACTCACAGGCGCAGACGGCAAACCGCAGCTGCTCCACAGTGTTGCGCTGCACAAAGTCCCGCATCAGCTGGATGAGCTGCACCGGCTCCGGATTCGCGGTGGACGCACTGTGCAGCTTGGCCAGGAGCACATAGAGCACGCCCAGCGAGTGCTGCTGCATGTCGAGCGTCTCCAGCACATTGTCCAGGATGCTCCAGTTCCGGGCCAGCAGCGACAGCGACTCCGGCAGCTCCTCGGCCAGCTCCCGGAAGCTTCCTGTGGTAAAAAGCCCGGCGAAATTCGCATAAATATCAAAACAAAGGCGGCGGCGAGACCGCTCTTTGGGGGCTCGCGGATCGCCGGTTGGCCAACTTACCGGATGCACTCAGCGTGCGCACCTGATTCACGTAGTTTTCCAGCGCGCTGCCCATTTTAGGTAACTCCGAGACTACTTTTTGGCCTATTAATTTGCGAAAATGcgaaaaattaatttcgcgaaaaacaaaattgaCGACGAATTAGAGGTGGAACAAAAACCGATTTTTCATCGATAGTTCTTGTTTTTCCTGCCAACCCTCGTTTTCCAACTCTGGTTTTAGACCGCCGGGCAACGTTCACGTTACCCATCACTGTTAAATAGTATTAAGCAAATTTAGATCAGGCGCATGATTTAAAAACGCAAGTAAATTGCtgcttttaatttaaatttagctAAACTTAATTAAGCTTGGTTAAGcacaattataataatatattttttaaatacattctAAGCAATTAGTACGGTAGTTTATCTAAAAATAATCATGAATTCAAATTTCGATAGTCGTTGCTGGGAACTGGGAAGAACTGCCATCTCTAGTGTCGATAACAAGACGATAACCACCGGTTGTTGCTGTTCTGTTAAACAAGAAATGaagaattttataaaaaatggtTAATTCACCGCGAATTGTTTATGTGTGCAGCCTGTGCCTGCGCCAATATGATCTCCAGGAGGATCTCCGGGGACATTTGGTGTACTTCCATGGCTACGAGCCCATTTCGGTGCCCAACGGCAAAAGAAAAACAGCAAAGACTTCAATTAAACAACAAACTCCAGCCGGCCGGAATGGCCAGGATAAACAAACCATGGAGCAGCAATTGGAGGACTCCAAGCCAACGCCAAGTGAGATGCAGCCCTTGCCCTTTAAGGATTTTCGACTGGTCTTGAGGGCCAATATGCTAGAACCGTAGGTTTAACCAGTAAATCACGAGAAACCCTT
Encoded here:
- the LOC119552737 gene encoding COP9 signalosome complex subunit 3 is translated as MGSALENYVNQVRTLSASGSFRELAEELPESLSLLARNWSILDNVLETLDMQQHSLGVLYVLLAKLHSASTANPEPVQLIQLMRDFVQRNTVEQLRFAVCAFYETCHLFTEFVVQKNLSILGIRILSRAIDQIRQLDTQLTPIHADLCLLSLKAKNFSVVLPYLDADITDISTVAAECKTQQQQQSQHTDANNDAKYFLLYYYYGGMIYTAVKNYERALYFFEVCVTTPAMAMSHIMLEAYKKFLMVSLIVEGKIAYIPKNSQVIGRFMKPMANHYHDLVNVYANSSSEELRIIILKYSEAFTRDNNMGLAKQVATSLYKRNIQRLTKTFLTLSLSDVASRVQLSSAVEAERYILNMIKSGEIYASINQKDGMVLFKDDPEKYNSPDMFLNVQNNITHVLDQVRQINKMEEEIILNPMYVKKALGSQDDDLTSQHPKTFSGDPTD
- the LOC119552741 gene encoding uncharacterized protein LOC119552741 translates to MQKPIFIMLDPISDTPLVLAYVFMSLLVLILCFILVNVVHKLLYRSSSSELSSVPIASASAAQPLKTSIMELDAMKTG
- the LOC119552738 gene encoding uncharacterized protein LOC119552738, whose amino-acid sequence is MFLDAIFFIPTLFTYLLIGLLIVILCFVVVYISHKIYVSVYDNLPLAALPGTSRQQLLGLRHSNHAMTMREYLDGSLRNPRSNQPSLRSVWIQNRSQILESSSVLRIVLSLEPCYLVSAEFDVSSSRKAISFLCNCRDGPVCAAAEPRPSGSVHIVRFFDHLSKIPRLKVMLKCNQRRPEPRLDSRTQLTLEDVIQEAKESQDAQCTDTAAACRPVSSRRNSRLPD